A single Leguminivora glycinivorella isolate SPB_JAAS2020 chromosome 25, LegGlyc_1.1, whole genome shotgun sequence DNA region contains:
- the LOC125239416 gene encoding zinc finger protein 99-like isoform X1 — MNCVKRECDDLICRGCLSTDRRLSPLSNYDLFLSFLAEKQRTEVLSKPYILICWECNTVLRRFQLFQCQVRRAHTVLEESLTLPTKNTLSCLSIYIKDKYDACFENSQILDLEIPSIESIKNELPRNAETDDHVKVEAINNSDLNVPPKKRKLKNKIEKKKKEALVTNLKEKSKKKTKKDKNKLEIGVFNVNENIEVEVKSERVSDVEDNQDTFDDDHVTNDSDYSYKDGKHKKEYKKRILTYKRTIIQYGEDVSEYFTEVEMSDQMRSVLEKQAELVDDSKPYRCEFCGISFRTKKPLTRHVNHSHKKEMHKEHIKKEPSALYRCRYCNRMLRKEHTHSHLLESHRRKYQCAGCRWSRAFFWSKADHSHHWKTVHATLVCDICGKTRRNTRDMERHMRASHLPIKCPQCPRTYSKWKYYRQHQKMAHPVLALEPPESRYCVECDMQCPSIMAYKMHVMNQHRSTPKKRWPCPACGKTLNNKDTMKKHYALFHSDKTSYQCVHCGKYLSSKCSLQHHLNSHLNIKLPKDKLCSICGRGFSTKRMLRFHVYTHTGERPYACAHCPAAFTQPNPLRVHQRRLHPHLPPTPARPTPHKE; from the exons ATGAACTGTGTGAAAAGAGAATGTGACGATTTAATCTGCCGGGGCTGCCTCAGCACGGACCGCCGGCTCTCTCCTTTATCTAACTATGATCTGTTTCTTAGTTTTTTGGCCGAAAAGCAGAGGACAGAG GTGTTGAGTAAGCcgtacatacttatatgttgGGAGTGTAACACAGTTTTGAGGAGGTTCCAACTGTTCCAATGCCAGGTGCGGAGAGCCCATACAGTTCTCGAAGAATCACTGACACTT CCAACAAAAAACACATTATCATGTCTCAGTATTTACATTAAGGATAAGTATGACGCTTGCTTCGAAAACAGTCAAATTCTAGATTTAGAAATCCCTTCTATAGAGTCAATCAAAAATGAACTACCTAGAAATGCAGAAACAGATGATCATGTCAAAGTCGAAGCTATAAACAATAGTGATCTAAATGTTCCTCCTAAAAAgaggaaattaaaaaataaaatagagaaaaagaaaaaagaagcTTTAGTAACAAATTTGAAAGAGAAAAGTAAAAAGAAAACTAAGaaagacaaaaataaattagaaattggagtttttaatgtaaatgaaaacatagaAGTAGAAGTTAAATCAGAAAGAGTTAGCGATGTTGAAGACAACCAAGATACATTTGACGATGATCATGTTACAAATGATTCCGACTACAGTTACAAAGATGGAAAACATAAAAAGGAATATAAGAAAAGAATCTTAACGTACAAGAGAACTATTATACAGTACGGTGAAGATGTGTCAGAATATTTTACGGAAGTAGAAATGAGCGATCAAATGAGAAGTGTTTTAGAAAAGCAAGCGGAGCTTGTGGACGACTCTAAGCCATACAGATGTGAGTTTTGCGGAATCAGTTTTAGGACAAAGAAACCTTTGACTAGACATGTTAATCATAGCCATAAAAAG GAAATGCACAAAGAGCATATTAAAAAGGAGCCAAGCGCCCTCTATCGGTGTCGTTACTGCAACAGAATGCTGCGCAAGGAACACACACATTCTCACCTGCTCGAGAGTCACAGACGCAAATATCAGTGCGCGGGATGCAGGTGGTCAAGAGCCTTCTTCTG GAGCAAAGCTGACCACTCGCACCACTGGAAGACGGTGCACGCGACGCTCGTGTGCGACATCTGTGGGAAGACCAGGAGAAACACTCGCGACATGGAGCGACACATGAG AGCCAGCCACCTCCCGATAAAATGTCCGCAGTGTCCGCGCACGTACTCCAAATGGAAATACTACCGACAGCACCAGAAGATGGCGCACCCGGTCCTAGCGCTCGAGCCGCCAGAATCTAG GTACTGTGTGGAGTGTGATATGCAGTGTCCCTCCATTATGGCGTACAAGATGCACGTTATGAACCAACACCGGAGCACGCCCAAAAAGAG GTGGCCGTGCCCCGCGTGCGGTAAAACGCTCAACAATAAAGACACGATGAAGAAACACTACGCGCTGTTTCATAGCGACAAGACTAGCTACCAGTGCGTACACTGCGGCAAG TATTTATCATCAAAGTGCTCGCTACAGCACCACCTGAACTCGCACCTCAACATCAAACTGCCGAAGGACAAGCTATGCAGCATATGCGGCCGCGGCTTCTCG ACTAAACGCATGCTGCGCTTCCACGTGTACACGCACACGGGCGAGCGGCCGTACGCGTGCGCGCACTGCCCCGCCGCCTTCACGCAGCCCAACCCGCTGCGCGTGCACCAGCGTCGTCTGCATCCGCACCTGCCGCCCACGCCTGCCAGACCCACGCCACACAAGGAATAA
- the LOC125239416 gene encoding zinc finger protein 239-like isoform X2, whose product MNCVKRECDDLICRGCLSTDRRLSPLSNYDLFLSFLAEKQRTEVLSKPYILICWECNTVLRRFQLFQCQVRRAHTVLEESLTLEMHKEHIKKEPSALYRCRYCNRMLRKEHTHSHLLESHRRKYQCAGCRWSRAFFWSKADHSHHWKTVHATLVCDICGKTRRNTRDMERHMRASHLPIKCPQCPRTYSKWKYYRQHQKMAHPVLALEPPESRYCVECDMQCPSIMAYKMHVMNQHRSTPKKRWPCPACGKTLNNKDTMKKHYALFHSDKTSYQCVHCGKYLSSKCSLQHHLNSHLNIKLPKDKLCSICGRGFSTKRMLRFHVYTHTGERPYACAHCPAAFTQPNPLRVHQRRLHPHLPPTPARPTPHKE is encoded by the exons ATGAACTGTGTGAAAAGAGAATGTGACGATTTAATCTGCCGGGGCTGCCTCAGCACGGACCGCCGGCTCTCTCCTTTATCTAACTATGATCTGTTTCTTAGTTTTTTGGCCGAAAAGCAGAGGACAGAG GTGTTGAGTAAGCcgtacatacttatatgttgGGAGTGTAACACAGTTTTGAGGAGGTTCCAACTGTTCCAATGCCAGGTGCGGAGAGCCCATACAGTTCTCGAAGAATCACTGACACTT GAAATGCACAAAGAGCATATTAAAAAGGAGCCAAGCGCCCTCTATCGGTGTCGTTACTGCAACAGAATGCTGCGCAAGGAACACACACATTCTCACCTGCTCGAGAGTCACAGACGCAAATATCAGTGCGCGGGATGCAGGTGGTCAAGAGCCTTCTTCTG GAGCAAAGCTGACCACTCGCACCACTGGAAGACGGTGCACGCGACGCTCGTGTGCGACATCTGTGGGAAGACCAGGAGAAACACTCGCGACATGGAGCGACACATGAG AGCCAGCCACCTCCCGATAAAATGTCCGCAGTGTCCGCGCACGTACTCCAAATGGAAATACTACCGACAGCACCAGAAGATGGCGCACCCGGTCCTAGCGCTCGAGCCGCCAGAATCTAG GTACTGTGTGGAGTGTGATATGCAGTGTCCCTCCATTATGGCGTACAAGATGCACGTTATGAACCAACACCGGAGCACGCCCAAAAAGAG GTGGCCGTGCCCCGCGTGCGGTAAAACGCTCAACAATAAAGACACGATGAAGAAACACTACGCGCTGTTTCATAGCGACAAGACTAGCTACCAGTGCGTACACTGCGGCAAG TATTTATCATCAAAGTGCTCGCTACAGCACCACCTGAACTCGCACCTCAACATCAAACTGCCGAAGGACAAGCTATGCAGCATATGCGGCCGCGGCTTCTCG ACTAAACGCATGCTGCGCTTCCACGTGTACACGCACACGGGCGAGCGGCCGTACGCGTGCGCGCACTGCCCCGCCGCCTTCACGCAGCCCAACCCGCTGCGCGTGCACCAGCGTCGTCTGCATCCGCACCTGCCGCCCACGCCTGCCAGACCCACGCCACACAAGGAATAA